The Saprospiraceae bacterium genome includes a window with the following:
- a CDS encoding HRDC domain-containing protein → MDPSERTKIQKEFQDDELQFICATIAFGMGIDKSNIRWIIHFSMPKNLEGYYQEIGRAGRDGTQARALLFYGWNDYTIQKRFIDESEANQTFKTVQYAKLERMWEYANASECRTNLVLNYFGEYRSEGCGHCDNCLAPPKGFNASIIAQKALSAVKRTNEEVSMNILIDILRGSGRAEIRDAGYDRIKTFGAGRDISFIDWKIYITQMVNQGFLKIDYTDGFKLKLTPLSDAVLFENKQVKMVQISFGAEIAPKEKAKPAIQFVEEGLMQELKSWRSVLAKEKAVPAYVIFPDKVFEQIVEKMPLTKGALENVEGIGRVKLEQYGEQLLFIIQKFINTQDHKKNIKGKTYLDTLMLYKLGLSPEEIAGQRGISVVTVFSHFAHLYNQDEEIDLLKYVSITEIQLIEEAWKKGGKAMELAVIAENLKAPLEFHKIRLALAYLLKKEKQGNK, encoded by the coding sequence ATGGATCCGTCAGAAAGGACAAAAATCCAGAAGGAATTTCAGGATGATGAATTACAGTTTATATGTGCCACGATTGCATTTGGCATGGGAATAGATAAGTCCAATATCAGATGGATTATTCACTTTTCAATGCCAAAAAATCTCGAAGGTTATTATCAGGAAATCGGCCGGGCAGGGCGGGATGGCACACAGGCGAGAGCATTACTTTTTTACGGGTGGAATGATTATACTATTCAAAAAAGATTTATTGACGAAAGTGAAGCAAATCAGACTTTCAAAACCGTGCAATATGCAAAACTGGAACGGATGTGGGAGTATGCCAATGCATCTGAATGCCGGACAAATCTTGTACTGAATTATTTTGGAGAATACAGGTCTGAAGGCTGTGGTCATTGTGACAACTGTCTTGCCCCTCCAAAAGGATTTAACGCAAGTATTATCGCTCAAAAAGCGCTATCTGCTGTCAAACGAACCAATGAAGAGGTCAGTATGAACATATTGATAGACATACTCAGAGGATCGGGTAGGGCTGAAATAAGAGATGCCGGCTATGACCGTATCAAGACATTCGGAGCAGGTCGGGACATATCTTTTATAGATTGGAAGATATATATTACCCAAATGGTCAATCAGGGATTTTTGAAGATTGATTATACCGATGGTTTTAAATTGAAACTCACTCCTTTATCTGATGCTGTGTTGTTTGAAAATAAACAGGTGAAAATGGTGCAAATAAGCTTCGGTGCGGAGATAGCCCCAAAAGAAAAAGCGAAACCTGCCATACAGTTTGTAGAAGAAGGTTTGATGCAGGAATTAAAAAGCTGGCGGAGCGTATTGGCAAAAGAAAAGGCTGTGCCGGCTTATGTCATTTTTCCGGATAAAGTTTTTGAACAGATAGTTGAAAAAATGCCTCTTACTAAAGGAGCACTTGAAAATGTCGAAGGTATTGGTAGAGTTAAGCTGGAGCAATACGGCGAGCAACTTCTTTTTATCATCCAAAAATTTATCAATACACAAGATCACAAAAAAAACATAAAGGGTAAAACCTATCTCGACACACTGATGCTTTATAAACTGGGATTGAGTCCGGAAGAAATCGCCGGACAGAGAGGTATTTCGGTTGTTACTGTGTTCTCACATTTTGCCCACCTGTACAATCAGGATGAAGAAATTGACCTGTTAAAATATGTCTCCATCACCGAAATTCAACTGATAGAAGAAGCATGGAAAAAAGGCGGTAAAGCAATGGAATTGGCTGTTATAGCCGAAAATCTAAAAGCGCCTCTCGAATTTCATAAAATCAGACTGGCATTGGCTTATCTATTAAAAAAGGAAAAACAAGGAAATAAATAA
- a CDS encoding DUF2384 domain-containing protein: MKKYQYSDSFDFATEPVALYLAGAVASDISLASVKFARDGVTVAYMWSIAEKLGLSLQDISYVLHVSVRTIQRFQPTDKLDSDASSKVIQLASLLKFGTDVFGDEASFRTWLRSGLQVFEDKSPLELLDTPFGFQLVEQVLGRIEHGIFA; the protein is encoded by the coding sequence ATGAAAAAATATCAATATTCTGATTCATTTGATTTTGCGACTGAGCCTGTGGCATTATACCTTGCAGGTGCAGTTGCATCTGATATAAGTTTGGCGTCCGTAAAGTTTGCAAGAGATGGTGTTACTGTGGCTTATATGTGGAGTATTGCGGAGAAATTAGGATTGAGTTTGCAGGATATCAGCTATGTGTTGCATGTGTCTGTTCGCACTATTCAGAGATTTCAGCCTACTGATAAGCTGGATTCTGACGCATCTTCCAAAGTCATCCAGTTGGCATCTTTGCTGAAGTTTGGTACAGATGTTTTTGGTGATGAGGCTTCATTTCGCACCTGGCTAAGGTCCGGTTTACAAGTGTTTGAGGACAAGTCACCTTTAGAGTTATTGGATACACCTTTTGGCTTTCAGTTGGTAGAGCAGGTATTGGGCAGGATTGAGCATGGCATATTTGCCTGA
- a CDS encoding glycoside hydrolase family 16 protein, translating into MRINVLLVSIWMFTFFINGYAQKKWPKVYLEAGNICLNEPYKLVFHDEFEGQTLDTTKWVTYYPYGPKTKPDSCAFCRTHVTANIFRDTNAIVENGFLRLKTDRQDGEWFGKKYNYTSGLVHSNQVFNTYGKYEIRFKLPPGGQQWPAFWVFGWSIEIDIFEFICKGTKKIELSLHKWINEGCPNKNPKKGAPCFSSRSGVVDFGIDFSKDFNTMSLEYDPNMIRYYLNGNMIRYIPKYYDKKGNPVTTCNIPAGEYYENPSFPIHGHPVNVIANQSQCGKHKEKKPVYPNYMDIDFIRVYQKKIQAGLAEINATVP; encoded by the coding sequence ATGAGAATCAACGTATTATTAGTGTCAATATGGATGTTTACTTTCTTTATAAATGGCTATGCACAAAAGAAATGGCCGAAAGTCTATCTGGAAGCAGGTAATATCTGCCTGAATGAACCTTACAAGTTGGTTTTTCACGATGAGTTTGAAGGTCAAACTTTGGATACAACCAAATGGGTCACTTATTATCCTTACGGGCCAAAGACGAAACCTGATTCGTGTGCTTTTTGCAGGACGCACGTTACAGCGAATATTTTCAGAGATACAAATGCAATAGTAGAAAATGGTTTTTTGCGATTGAAAACAGACAGACAGGACGGCGAATGGTTTGGTAAAAAATATAATTATACTTCAGGCCTCGTACATTCCAATCAGGTCTTTAATACTTACGGTAAGTATGAAATACGGTTTAAGCTGCCTCCCGGTGGTCAGCAATGGCCTGCATTCTGGGTTTTTGGTTGGAGTATTGAAATTGATATTTTCGAATTTATCTGTAAAGGCACAAAAAAAATAGAATTGTCCCTACATAAATGGATCAATGAAGGATGTCCGAATAAAAACCCTAAAAAAGGAGCTCCATGTTTTAGCAGCAGGTCTGGAGTGGTGGACTTCGGGATTGATTTTTCAAAAGACTTTAACACCATGAGCCTTGAATACGATCCCAATATGATCCGATATTATCTCAATGGAAATATGATCCGATATATCCCCAAATACTACGACAAAAAAGGAAATCCCGTTACGACTTGTAATATTCCTGCGGGTGAGTATTACGAAAACCCTTCCTTTCCTATACATGGACACCCCGTAAATGTAATTGCCAATCAATCTCAATGCGGTAAACATAAAGAGAAGAAGCCGGTTTATCCCAATTACATGGATATTGACTTCATCAGAGTTTATCAAAAGAAGATTCAGGCAGGTCTGGCTGAAATAAATGCGACAGTTCCATAA
- the lpxB gene encoding lipid-A-disaccharide synthase: protein MKYYLLAGEASGDLHGANLVKALKKLDPSTNIRAWGGDKMKSEGCHIVTHYRDMAFMGFVEVLKNIPTIWKYFRKCKEDILNFKPDVLILIDYPGFNLRMAKWAKNQGIKVVYYITPQVWAWHQSRVHALDNYTDLLLVILPFEKDFFAKFGYESIFTGHPLLDAVKEYKPKNILQEGASKPILALLPGSRKQEVKTMLPIFLKAIDRMPYEIIIGAAGSLDDSIYQEIIESYPTDSKIRIVKDQTYNLLSVAELAIVSSGTATLETALFDVPQIVCYKGNKLSYVIARRLVDIKYISLVNLVSNKEVVTELIQNELTPENIRKEIQKIENGKDVQIKNDYKLLRKLLGEAGASERAAIEISTLLKKDKN from the coding sequence ATGAAGTATTACCTGCTGGCCGGAGAAGCATCCGGAGATCTGCATGGTGCGAATCTGGTAAAAGCTCTAAAAAAACTTGATCCGTCAACAAACATAAGAGCCTGGGGCGGTGACAAAATGAAGTCTGAAGGTTGCCACATTGTGACTCACTATCGGGATATGGCTTTTATGGGATTTGTAGAAGTCCTGAAAAATATCCCAACCATATGGAAATATTTCCGAAAGTGTAAAGAAGATATTCTAAACTTCAAGCCTGATGTACTTATTTTAATTGATTATCCTGGCTTTAATCTTCGAATGGCCAAGTGGGCTAAGAATCAAGGCATAAAAGTTGTTTATTATATTACACCGCAGGTCTGGGCATGGCATCAGAGCAGAGTACATGCTTTAGACAATTATACAGACCTGCTTCTGGTGATTCTGCCGTTTGAAAAAGATTTTTTTGCAAAATTCGGATATGAAAGCATATTTACCGGTCATCCGCTGCTGGATGCTGTGAAGGAATATAAACCAAAAAATATTCTTCAGGAAGGAGCTTCAAAACCCATCCTCGCACTTTTACCCGGCAGCAGAAAGCAGGAAGTAAAAACCATGCTTCCGATTTTCCTAAAAGCGATTGACAGAATGCCGTATGAGATTATTATAGGTGCAGCAGGAAGTCTGGATGATTCAATTTATCAGGAAATCATTGAAAGCTATCCCACAGATTCAAAAATCCGGATTGTGAAGGATCAAACTTATAATTTACTTTCAGTAGCTGAACTCGCAATAGTTAGTAGTGGAACAGCGACATTGGAAACCGCATTATTTGATGTGCCTCAGATAGTCTGCTACAAAGGAAATAAACTATCTTATGTTATAGCCAGGCGACTTGTAGATATAAAATATATTTCATTAGTCAATCTTGTTTCAAATAAAGAAGTAGTGACGGAATTAATTCAGAATGAATTAACGCCCGAAAATATAAGAAAAGAAATCCAAAAAATCGAAAACGGTAAAGATGTACAGATTAAAAATGATTATAAATTACTGCGTAAACTATTGGGCGAGGCAGGTGCTTCTGAACGTGCTGCAATTGAAATTTCAACTCTTTTGAAAAAGGACAAGAATTAA
- a CDS encoding RES family NAD+ phosphorylase: protein MLYRIAKSKYIRDLSGEGARLYGGRWNRPGVPVLYTSETRSLAVLELLVHFNAVAALKQRYSVVCLSLDKKHIYDPENLQKENLFQMSNNAEFWDMTEYYFNEKNVLAIRVPSALIHQEYNVLLNPLHDAFDELQVLGYENKVFDQRFGNLYSQ, encoded by the coding sequence ATGCTTTACAGGATTGCAAAAAGTAAATATATCAGGGATTTGTCCGGTGAAGGAGCCAGATTATACGGTGGTCGATGGAACAGACCGGGTGTTCCTGTTTTATATACCAGTGAAACCAGATCTCTGGCAGTTTTGGAACTTTTAGTTCACTTTAATGCTGTAGCAGCTTTGAAACAAAGGTACTCGGTCGTTTGCCTCAGTCTGGATAAAAAACATATTTATGATCCTGAAAATTTGCAAAAAGAAAATTTGTTTCAAATGTCCAATAACGCAGAATTTTGGGATATGACAGAATATTATTTTAATGAAAAAAATGTGCTTGCCATCAGAGTTCCCAGTGCTCTTATTCATCAGGAATATAATGTATTGCTGAATCCATTACACGATGCTTTCGATGAGTTGCAGGTTTTGGGTTATGAAAATAAAGTTTTTGATCAAAGATTTGGCAATTTATATTCTCAATAA